The following proteins are co-located in the Flavobacterium sp. CECT 9288 genome:
- a CDS encoding protease complex subunit PrcB family protein produces MRKIVMGLMMITLFSCATGKPVATDSKKLYEVLTEQTYGGAAIRFYEILSEPNEIRMLQKDENLKNSIKPSDLQSSNFVILNMGQKSSGGYSINVEGVVETPTQVIIKVKETGPEPGGMVTQAMTNPFCVVKINSKKEIIFQ; encoded by the coding sequence ATGAGAAAAATAGTAATGGGGCTTATGATGATAACTTTGTTTTCTTGTGCAACAGGCAAGCCAGTAGCAACTGATTCAAAAAAGTTATATGAAGTACTAACAGAACAGACTTATGGAGGTGCTGCTATTCGTTTTTATGAAATTTTGTCAGAACCAAATGAGATCAGGATGCTTCAAAAGGATGAAAATCTTAAAAACAGTATTAAGCCTTCGGATTTACAAAGCTCAAATTTCGTAATTTTGAATATGGGTCAAAAATCAAGTGGCGGTTACAGTATAAATGTTGAGGGCGTAGTAGAAACACCTACTCAAGTTATTATTAAGGTAAAAGAAACAGGACCGGAGCCAGGCGGAATGGTTACACAAGCTATGACAAACCCTTTTTGTGTAGTAAAGATTAACTCCAAAAAAGAAATTATTTTTCAATAA
- a CDS encoding formimidoylglutamase, with the protein MEKIIPFTIKDLAKITNHRSGEIKFGEKMITIPKDTDYLDFIKNCEARYVLFGIPEDIGVRANYGRPGAASAWDSAIASIANIQHNRFCKGSQIVILGQLDVVQLMKEVANLDFNDIDDRSKLSQLVTKIDKDVSHIIFSIVKLGKIPIVIGGGHNNSYGNIKGTALAKGKPINAINFDAHSDFRILEGRHSGNGFSYAFEEGFLKKYFVFGLHENYTSKNVLDTIKKLDDRVRYNTYDSISIRREKDFTQEMMHALEFINDEPFGIEIDLDAIPNIACSAMTMSGFSVEQLRQFIYYYGKRRNVAYIHICEGAPDLGEDKNNHLIGKLIGYLVTDFIKANGSLLPNI; encoded by the coding sequence ATGGAAAAAATAATACCGTTCACAATAAAGGATCTTGCTAAAATTACGAACCACAGAAGTGGAGAGATAAAATTTGGTGAAAAAATGATCACTATCCCAAAAGATACTGATTATCTGGATTTTATAAAAAATTGCGAGGCCCGATATGTACTTTTTGGAATTCCTGAAGATATAGGTGTGCGAGCCAATTATGGCAGACCAGGAGCTGCTTCTGCTTGGGACAGCGCCATAGCTAGTATTGCTAATATTCAACACAATAGGTTTTGCAAAGGAAGTCAAATTGTAATTTTAGGACAACTTGACGTAGTACAGTTGATGAAAGAGGTAGCAAACCTTGATTTTAACGATATTGATGATCGGTCTAAACTAAGTCAGTTAGTCACAAAAATAGATAAAGATGTTTCACATATCATTTTTAGTATTGTAAAACTAGGAAAAATCCCTATCGTAATAGGTGGCGGGCATAATAATTCTTACGGTAATATAAAAGGAACTGCTCTAGCAAAAGGTAAACCTATTAATGCGATCAACTTTGACGCTCATTCTGATTTTAGAATCCTAGAGGGAAGACACAGCGGAAACGGTTTTTCTTATGCTTTTGAAGAAGGTTTTTTGAAAAAATATTTCGTCTTTGGATTGCATGAAAATTACACCTCAAAAAATGTATTGGATACTATTAAAAAACTAGACGATAGAGTTCGGTATAACACCTATGACAGCATCAGCATCAGGAGAGAAAAAGATTTTACACAAGAAATGATGCATGCTTTAGAGTTCATTAATGACGAACCATTTGGTATCGAAATTGACTTAGATGCCATACCTAATATAGCTTGTAGTGCTATGACAATGAGCGGTTTTTCTGTAGAACAATTGCGACAGTTTATTTATTATTATGGAAAACGCCGTAATGTAGCTTACATTCACATTTGCGAAGGCGCACCAGATTTGGGTGAAGATAAAAACAATCATCTGATAGGTAAATTAATTGGGTATCTAGTAACTGATTTTATAAAAGCCAATGGTTCCTTGCTACCTAACATTTAA
- the bshA gene encoding N-acetyl-alpha-D-glucosaminyl L-malate synthase BshA, which produces MKIAIVCYPTFGGSGVVATELGLELARRGHEIHFITYSQPVRLALLSPNVHYHEVNVPEYALFHYQPYELALSSKLVDMVKLHQIELLHVHYAIPHAYAGYMAKQMLKDEGINIPMVTTLHGTDITLVGNHPFYKPAVTFSINKSDFVTSVSQSLKDDTLKLFNIKNEIEVIPNFIELDKNKTDTNYPCQRSVMAKENEKIITHISNFRKVKRIPDVIKVFYNIQKEIPAKLMMVGDGPEKEKAELLCQELGIQDKVIFFGNSNEIDKILCLTDLFLLPSQTESFGLAALEAMACKVPVISSNSGGLAEVNFDGVSGYLSDVGNTDEMAVNALKILKDEKTLELFKENAFEVAKQFDIKNILPLYEALYLKAINKYK; this is translated from the coding sequence ATGAAAATTGCAATTGTTTGTTATCCTACCTTTGGAGGTAGTGGCGTAGTTGCCACAGAACTTGGTCTTGAACTAGCGAGACGTGGCCACGAAATACATTTTATAACGTACAGCCAGCCAGTGCGCTTGGCGCTACTTAGTCCAAACGTACATTACCATGAGGTTAATGTGCCTGAGTATGCCTTGTTTCATTATCAGCCTTATGAACTGGCACTTTCTAGCAAGCTAGTAGATATGGTAAAGCTGCACCAAATAGAGTTGTTGCATGTGCATTATGCTATTCCGCATGCTTATGCAGGTTATATGGCAAAACAAATGCTTAAAGATGAAGGAATCAATATCCCAATGGTAACTACACTGCATGGTACTGATATAACTCTTGTAGGTAATCATCCTTTTTATAAACCTGCTGTGACTTTCAGTATCAATAAATCTGATTTTGTAACTTCGGTTTCTCAGAGTTTAAAAGACGATACCTTAAAATTATTCAACATAAAAAATGAAATTGAGGTCATTCCTAATTTTATCGAATTGGATAAAAACAAAACGGATACTAATTATCCGTGCCAACGTTCAGTAATGGCTAAAGAGAATGAGAAAATCATTACGCATATAAGTAATTTTAGAAAAGTAAAACGAATTCCTGATGTGATCAAAGTTTTTTATAACATTCAAAAAGAGATTCCTGCGAAGCTTATGATGGTGGGTGATGGTCCCGAAAAAGAAAAAGCGGAGCTTTTGTGCCAAGAGTTAGGAATTCAAGACAAGGTAATATTTTTTGGTAATAGTAATGAAATTGACAAAATTTTATGTCTCACTGATTTGTTTTTATTGCCTTCGCAAACAGAAAGTTTTGGACTTGCTGCGCTTGAGGCTATGGCTTGTAAAGTACCGGTTATTTCAAGTAATTCAGGTGGATTAGCCGAGGTGAATTTTGATGGTGTTTCTGGATATTTAAGTGATGTGGGAAATACTGATGAAATGGCTGTTAATGCTTTGAAAATTTTGAAAGATGAAAAAACTTTGGAATTATTTAAAGAAAACGCCTTTGAAGTTGCTAAACAATTTGATATCAAAAACATTTTACCCTTGTACGAAGCTTTGTATCTAAAAGCTATTAACAAATACAAATAA
- a CDS encoding UDP-2,3-diacylglucosamine diphosphatase: MKKRKVEVVVISDVHLGTFGSHAKELLNYLSSIKPKILILNGDIVDIWQFRKSYFPKSHLKVIQKIISFASKGTKVYYITGNHDEMLRKFSDISLGNFALVDKLILTLDSKKLWVFHGDVFDASVQHSKWIAKLGGLGYDYLILINRFANWCLKKLGKEPYSFSKKIKASVKKAVKHISDFEKTATELAIEKKYDYVICGHIHEPKIIKKETKSGSTLYLNSGDWIENLTSLEYNNKRWKLFHYSEMNFEEDDNLFEMEDLIETQSIASKKIFVKQNLIK; this comes from the coding sequence TTGAAAAAAAGAAAAGTAGAAGTGGTTGTCATATCCGATGTGCATTTGGGCACCTTTGGTAGTCATGCCAAGGAACTCCTTAATTATTTATCCTCTATTAAACCTAAAATACTAATTCTAAATGGAGATATTGTTGATATCTGGCAGTTTAGAAAATCCTATTTCCCGAAATCACATTTAAAGGTTATTCAAAAAATCATCAGTTTTGCCTCAAAAGGAACTAAGGTGTACTATATTACTGGAAATCACGATGAAATGTTACGCAAGTTCAGTGACATCTCTTTGGGTAATTTTGCATTGGTTGACAAACTCATTTTAACATTAGATTCAAAAAAACTATGGGTCTTTCATGGGGATGTATTTGATGCCTCGGTGCAACACTCTAAATGGATTGCAAAATTAGGCGGTTTAGGCTATGATTATCTAATTTTGATCAACCGGTTTGCAAATTGGTGTTTAAAAAAACTAGGAAAAGAACCGTATTCATTTAGCAAAAAAATAAAAGCTAGTGTAAAAAAAGCGGTAAAACACATTTCTGATTTTGAGAAAACTGCAACTGAATTAGCTATAGAAAAAAAATACGATTACGTTATTTGCGGACATATTCACGAACCAAAAATCATCAAAAAAGAAACCAAAAGTGGCTCTACGCTCTATCTAAATTCTGGAGATTGGATAGAAAACCTTACATCGCTGGAATACAATAATAAAAGGTGGAAATTATTTCATTACAGTGAGATGAATTTTGAGGAAGATGACAATCTTTTTGAAATGGAAGATCTCATAGAAACTCAATCTATTGCAAGTAAAAAAATATTTGTAAAGCAAAATTTGATTAAATAG
- the aroC gene encoding chorismate synthase: MAGNSFGTLFKITTFGESHGDALGGIIDGCPSGIALDLDAIQFEMSRRKPGQSAIVTQRKEPDAVQFLSGIFEGKTTGTPIGFVIPNTNQKSDDYSHIKDNYRPSHADYVYEKKYGVRDYRGGGRSSARETASRVVAGAIAKQMLPEIKINAYVSQVGPIALDKPYQELDFSKIENNPVRCPDEQAAAIMEDYIRGIRKEGDTVGGVVSCVIQNVPVGLGEPVFDKLHAELGKAMLSINAVKGFEFGSGFEGAKMKGSEHNDLYNTDGTTKTNLSGGIQGGISNGMDIYFRVAFKPVATIMKEQESLDNQGNITAMTGKGRHDPCVVPRAVPIVEAMAAIVLADFYLINKTY, translated from the coding sequence ATGGCAGGAAATAGTTTTGGAACATTGTTTAAAATCACGACATTTGGAGAATCTCATGGTGATGCATTGGGTGGTATAATTGATGGTTGCCCTTCTGGGATTGCTTTAGATTTAGATGCTATTCAATTTGAAATGTCTCGAAGAAAACCGGGACAGTCGGCTATTGTTACCCAACGTAAAGAACCAGATGCTGTGCAGTTCTTATCCGGAATTTTTGAAGGTAAAACTACTGGTACTCCCATAGGTTTTGTTATTCCAAATACCAATCAAAAATCAGACGATTACTCTCATATAAAAGATAATTACAGGCCTAGCCATGCTGATTACGTATATGAAAAGAAATATGGTGTACGCGATTATCGTGGAGGTGGACGAAGTTCTGCTCGCGAAACGGCTTCTAGGGTTGTTGCTGGTGCTATTGCCAAGCAAATGTTACCCGAAATTAAAATTAATGCTTACGTGTCTCAAGTAGGACCAATAGCTCTTGATAAACCATACCAAGAATTAGATTTTTCCAAAATTGAAAACAATCCGGTACGATGTCCAGATGAGCAAGCTGCTGCCATCATGGAAGATTATATTCGCGGTATCCGTAAAGAAGGAGATACAGTAGGAGGTGTGGTATCTTGTGTTATTCAAAACGTTCCTGTGGGTTTAGGCGAACCTGTTTTTGATAAATTGCATGCCGAGTTAGGTAAAGCTATGTTATCAATTAATGCAGTGAAGGGTTTTGAATTTGGTAGTGGTTTTGAAGGTGCAAAAATGAAAGGTAGCGAGCACAATGACTTGTACAATACTGATGGAACCACAAAAACCAATCTTTCAGGAGGAATTCAAGGTGGTATCAGCAATGGTATGGACATCTATTTTAGAGTTGCTTTTAAGCCTGTTGCTACAATCATGAAAGAGCAAGAATCTTTAGATAATCAAGGAAATATAACTGCTATGACAGGAAAAGGCCGTCATGATCCTTGTGTTGTGCCGCGAGCAGTGCCCATAGTAGAAGCAATGGCTGCAATTGTTTTGGCAGACTTTTATTTGATAAATAAAACCTACTAA
- a CDS encoding phosphatase PAP2 family protein codes for MQQLKTQILFFFLFLTASSTVFSQNVDIKLLRNLHIDRNQNLDSSFEVVTNSAVPVSITAPVLIYSIGLIKKDSTLKHKAIFIGEAFLVNAFITKALKVAVNRARPFDTYSDIDPVVSSTGKSFPSGHTSIAFSTATSLSMAYPEWYVIVPSFLWASSVGYSRMHLGVHYPSDVAAGALIGAGSAFATFKINKWLNKKKYKKIEGVK; via the coding sequence ATGCAGCAGTTAAAAACGCAAATTTTATTTTTTTTCTTGTTTTTAACGGCAAGTTCTACTGTTTTTTCTCAAAATGTAGACATAAAACTTTTAAGAAATCTACATATTGATCGCAATCAAAATTTGGATTCTTCATTTGAGGTTGTTACAAATAGTGCAGTTCCTGTTAGTATTACTGCTCCAGTATTGATCTATTCTATTGGGTTAATAAAGAAAGATAGTACACTAAAACATAAAGCAATTTTTATTGGCGAAGCATTTCTTGTTAATGCATTTATTACAAAAGCGCTCAAAGTAGCTGTTAATAGAGCCCGTCCTTTTGACACTTATTCTGATATTGACCCTGTTGTATCATCAACAGGAAAATCTTTTCCTTCAGGACATACTTCTATTGCTTTTTCTACTGCAACCTCATTAAGTATGGCGTATCCTGAATGGTATGTCATTGTTCCTTCTTTTTTATGGGCAAGTAGTGTAGGTTATTCTAGAATGCATTTAGGTGTTCATTATCCCAGTGATGTTGCAGCAGGTGCGCTTATTGGTGCTGGATCTGCTTTTGCTACTTTTAAGATTAATAAATGGTTGAATAAGAAAAAGTATAAAAAAATTGAAGGTGTAAAATAA
- a CDS encoding (Fe-S)-binding protein, with protein MSENLIVPTMAEMLAQGKQPEVLFWVGCAGSFDDRAKKITKAFVRILNRSNVSFAVLGTEESCTGDPAKRAGNEFLFQMQAMMNIEVLNGYEAKKIVTACPHCFNTLKNEYPELGGQYEVIHHTEFLKSLLDDGRLTIEGGQFKGKRITFHDPCYLGRANNVYEAPRDLITKLDAALVEMKRSKANGLCCGAGGAQMFKDAENGDKEINIERTEDALETAPDIIAAGCPFCNTMMTDGIKNKERESDVKVMDIAELIANAQDL; from the coding sequence ATGTCAGAAAATTTAATAGTGCCAACCATGGCCGAAATGTTAGCTCAAGGAAAGCAGCCAGAAGTTTTATTTTGGGTGGGCTGTGCAGGAAGTTTTGACGATAGAGCCAAAAAAATTACGAAAGCTTTTGTTCGAATTTTAAATAGATCTAATGTTTCTTTTGCTGTATTAGGAACAGAAGAGAGTTGTACAGGAGATCCAGCAAAAAGAGCCGGAAACGAGTTTTTGTTTCAAATGCAAGCCATGATGAACATTGAAGTTTTGAATGGGTATGAAGCAAAAAAAATAGTTACTGCATGTCCTCATTGTTTTAACACGCTCAAAAATGAGTATCCAGAACTAGGAGGACAATATGAAGTAATACATCATACAGAATTTTTGAAATCGCTACTTGATGATGGTAGACTTACTATTGAAGGTGGTCAATTTAAAGGGAAGCGTATTACTTTTCACGACCCTTGTTATTTGGGTAGAGCCAATAACGTTTACGAAGCTCCTAGAGATTTAATAACGAAACTTGATGCGGCTCTTGTTGAAATGAAGCGATCAAAAGCCAATGGACTTTGTTGTGGTGCAGGTGGAGCACAAATGTTTAAGGATGCTGAAAATGGAGATAAAGAAATTAATATTGAGAGAACAGAGGATGCATTAGAGACAGCTCCTGATATTATTGCCGCAGGGTGTCCATTTTGTAATACGATGATGACAGATGGTATCAAAAACAAAGAAAGAGAAAGTGATGTCAAGGTAATGGATATAGCTGAGCTTATTGCTAATGCTCAAGACTTGTAA
- a CDS encoding outer membrane protein, translating to MKKIILSAVMLVALSFTAQAQDISKNALGLRLGDSDGFGGEISYQRGLGDNNRLELDLGFRNSNNVDAFKLTGLYQWVWNIDGGFNWYAGVGGGLGSWSYDNNFNNNFNVDDSGTFAFVAGNLGLEYNFKEAPIQLGLDIRPELYFNSDNFRDDNFAPDLALSVRYRF from the coding sequence ATGAAAAAGATTATTTTATCTGCTGTAATGCTAGTAGCATTATCATTTACAGCACAAGCGCAAGATATTTCAAAAAACGCATTAGGTCTTCGTTTAGGAGATAGTGACGGTTTTGGTGGTGAAATTTCATACCAAAGAGGTCTTGGTGACAACAACCGTTTAGAATTAGATTTAGGTTTTAGAAACAGTAATAATGTTGATGCTTTTAAACTTACAGGTTTATACCAATGGGTTTGGAACATTGATGGTGGTTTCAACTGGTACGCTGGTGTAGGTGGTGGATTAGGTAGTTGGAGTTATGATAACAACTTCAATAACAACTTTAACGTAGATGATAGCGGTACGTTTGCCTTTGTTGCTGGAAATTTAGGTCTTGAATATAACTTTAAAGAAGCTCCTATTCAATTAGGTCTTGATATCAGACCAGAACTTTACTTCAACTCTGATAACTTTAGAGACGATAATTTTGCTCCAGATTTAGCACTAAGTGTGAGATACAGATTCTAA
- a CDS encoding dicarboxylate/amino acid:cation symporter, which yields MDHTTKKTSFFSGLTGQILIAMVLGAVLGIIIHNSITPEDAQNFSSKIKILATVFIRLVQMIISPLVFTTLVVGIAKLGDIKAVGRIGGKAMAWFFTASFVSLLLGMLFVNVLKPGVGLNLSNVDLAAVSEVTAKTQNISFDNFIEHIVPKSIFEAMATNEILQIVIFSIFFGLAAASLGEYVKPVITAFDKISHIVLKMVNFVMKFAPIGVFGAIAGVFAVRDFQELAITYFKFFGSFLIGISSLWVVLGVVGYIFLKGRMTVLLKRIVSPLIIAFGTTSSEAVFPKLTEELERFGVKDRIVSFMLPLGYSFNLDGSMMYMTFASIFIAQAYGIDLSLGTQMTMLLVLMLTSKGIAGVPRASLVVVAATCGMFDIPIEGIALILPIDHFCDMFRSATNVLGNALATSVVGKWEGSDDADEVVS from the coding sequence ATGGATCATACTACAAAAAAGACTTCATTTTTTTCAGGATTAACCGGGCAAATATTGATAGCAATGGTTCTTGGAGCCGTACTAGGAATTATAATACATAATAGTATAACTCCAGAAGATGCACAAAATTTTAGTAGTAAAATTAAAATTTTGGCTACTGTTTTCATTCGTTTGGTTCAAATGATTATTTCGCCTCTAGTATTTACAACCCTTGTTGTGGGTATTGCAAAATTAGGAGATATTAAAGCGGTAGGAAGAATTGGCGGTAAAGCTATGGCTTGGTTTTTTACAGCATCATTTGTCTCATTGTTACTTGGAATGTTATTTGTTAACGTTTTGAAGCCTGGAGTGGGTCTTAATTTATCAAATGTGGATTTAGCTGCCGTATCTGAAGTGACTGCAAAAACACAAAACATATCATTCGATAATTTTATAGAACACATTGTTCCAAAAAGTATTTTTGAAGCAATGGCAACCAATGAAATTTTACAAATTGTAATTTTCTCAATCTTTTTTGGATTAGCTGCTGCATCATTAGGGGAGTATGTTAAACCAGTGATTACAGCATTTGACAAAATATCACATATTGTTTTAAAAATGGTGAATTTCGTTATGAAGTTTGCACCTATTGGTGTATTTGGAGCCATTGCAGGGGTGTTTGCAGTACGAGATTTTCAAGAATTAGCCATTACTTATTTCAAGTTCTTTGGTTCTTTTTTGATTGGGATTTCTTCTTTATGGGTTGTTTTAGGAGTTGTAGGGTATATTTTTCTAAAAGGGAGAATGACTGTATTGTTAAAACGTATTGTGAGTCCGTTAATTATTGCTTTTGGAACAACAAGTAGTGAAGCTGTTTTCCCAAAACTTACTGAGGAGCTAGAACGCTTTGGAGTAAAAGACAGAATTGTATCTTTTATGTTGCCGCTGGGATATTCTTTTAATCTTGACGGAAGTATGATGTACATGACATTTGCCAGTATATTTATTGCGCAAGCGTATGGTATAGATTTATCGTTAGGAACTCAAATGACGATGTTGTTAGTTTTAATGCTTACTAGTAAAGGTATTGCGGGTGTGCCAAGAGCTAGTTTAGTAGTAGTTGCAGCAACTTGCGGAATGTTTGATATTCCTATTGAAGGTATTGCTTTAATTTTACCAATTGATCACTTTTGTGACATGTTTAGGAGTGCGACTAACGTTTTAGGAAACGCTTTAGCAACTTCTGTAGTAGGGAAATGGGAGGGAAGTGATGATGCTGATGAAGTGGTTTCTTGA
- a CDS encoding ABC transporter ATPase, translating into MYVPFENLPEDSRIWIYQSNRKFSDAEFAEIENSLQSFLEQWAAHGTSLESSYLLKYNRFIIIAVNQEVQAATGCSIDASVEFIQALEQKYTVDLLDKMNVTFKLGEHIAHKTLIDFKKMVKDKAVTENTVVFNNLVNTIEEFNESWEVPAIDSWHSRFF; encoded by the coding sequence ATGTACGTCCCTTTTGAAAACTTACCCGAAGATTCTAGAATTTGGATTTATCAATCCAATAGAAAATTCTCTGATGCTGAATTTGCTGAAATAGAAAATTCATTACAATCTTTCTTAGAGCAATGGGCAGCACATGGAACTAGTTTAGAATCTTCTTATCTCTTAAAGTATAATAGGTTTATAATTATTGCTGTAAATCAAGAAGTACAAGCTGCTACGGGTTGTTCTATAGATGCATCTGTAGAGTTCATTCAAGCATTAGAACAAAAATATACGGTTGATTTATTAGATAAAATGAATGTGACTTTTAAGTTAGGAGAACACATTGCCCATAAAACGCTAATTGATTTTAAAAAAATGGTGAAAGACAAAGCGGTTACTGAAAACACTGTAGTTTTTAATAACCTGGTAAACACTATTGAAGAATTTAATGAATCTTGGGAAGTACCTGCAATAGATAGTTGGCACAGTCGCTTTTTTTAA
- a CDS encoding DEAD/DEAH box helicase: MLFEELSLSKSIQKAVFEEGYLNPTPIQEKSIPIVLSGRDLIGCAQTGTGKTAAFAIPIIHQLHRIVGSSKKAKHIRALVVTPTRELAVQIGQSFETYAKYTNLTQLTIFGGVSQNPQVDTLKNGIDILIATPGRLLDLHKQGFIDLDHLHTLVLDEADQMLDMGFVNDVKKIVKLTPKNRQTLFFSATMPIAIRELAEMFLTDPETVTVSPVSSTAENVEQRVYFVEKGEKRNLLYHLIKNENLTDVLVFSRTKHGADNVVKALRKNNIPAEAIHGDKSQNARQRVLDAFKNKEIGVLVATDIAARGIDIDQLPVVINFDLPNIPETYVHRIGRTGRAGNGGIAISFCGKDEHTYWKEIQKLIKVDVKTVNDHSFHWHSGSPESAPASQQKNSNRSGGAHKSRKSATSKQNKKRWY, translated from the coding sequence ATGTTATTCGAAGAGTTATCATTATCAAAAAGCATACAAAAAGCCGTTTTTGAAGAAGGTTATTTAAACCCAACTCCCATTCAAGAAAAATCTATTCCTATTGTTTTATCAGGACGCGACTTAATAGGGTGTGCACAAACTGGAACTGGAAAAACTGCTGCATTTGCAATACCTATTATTCACCAGCTGCATCGAATTGTGGGGTCTTCAAAAAAAGCCAAACATATTCGTGCTCTTGTTGTGACTCCTACGCGCGAGCTTGCCGTGCAAATAGGCCAAAGCTTTGAAACGTATGCCAAATATACTAATCTAACTCAGCTAACCATTTTCGGAGGTGTTTCTCAAAATCCACAGGTTGATACCCTTAAAAACGGTATCGATATTTTGATTGCTACACCAGGAAGATTGTTGGATTTACACAAACAAGGGTTTATTGACTTAGATCACCTTCACACATTAGTTCTTGACGAAGCAGATCAAATGCTTGATATGGGTTTTGTAAATGATGTCAAAAAAATAGTAAAGCTTACGCCAAAAAACAGACAAACTTTGTTTTTTTCTGCTACGATGCCAATTGCCATTCGAGAACTTGCCGAAATGTTTTTAACAGATCCTGAAACCGTAACTGTTTCACCTGTTTCCTCAACCGCCGAAAATGTGGAGCAAAGAGTATACTTTGTAGAAAAAGGGGAAAAAAGAAATTTATTGTATCACTTAATCAAGAACGAAAACTTGACAGATGTTTTGGTTTTCTCTAGAACAAAACATGGTGCTGATAATGTAGTCAAAGCGTTGCGCAAAAACAATATTCCTGCCGAAGCTATACATGGGGACAAGTCCCAAAATGCAAGACAACGTGTTCTTGATGCTTTTAAAAATAAAGAAATTGGTGTTCTTGTTGCTACTGATATTGCTGCCAGAGGAATTGATATTGATCAACTTCCAGTAGTAATCAATTTTGATTTACCAAACATTCCAGAAACCTACGTACACCGTATAGGAAGAACAGGTCGCGCTGGTAATGGCGGAATTGCCATTTCTTTTTGCGGTAAAGACGAACATACGTACTGGAAAGAAATTCAAAAGCTAATAAAAGTAGATGTTAAAACTGTTAATGATCATTCGTTTCATTGGCACTCTGGAAGCCCCGAGTCGGCACCCGCATCACAACAAAAAAATTCAAACAGAAGTGGTGGAGCTCATAAATCAAGAAAATCAGCTACATCAAAACAAAATAAAAAACGCTGGTATTAG